In Quercus lobata isolate SW786 chromosome 12, ValleyOak3.0 Primary Assembly, whole genome shotgun sequence, a genomic segment contains:
- the LOC115971717 gene encoding pentatricopeptide repeat-containing protein At1g01970: MGTYACNMLIYPKSTYPLINNIRKTFYFPLRSCTFQTPREFSFSKVHCQLGSPNVKDTGKPENKVEKPRYKWVEIGTNITEAQKKAIAQLPPTMTKRCMAVMKQIICLSPQKGSLSDLLAAWVRSMKPDRADWLAVLRELKKMDYQLYLQVAELAFLEESFEANVRDYTKIIHDYGKQNQLQDAEKILLAMKSKGVVCDQVTLTAMIHMYSKAGSLKLAEETFEELKLIGETLDKRSYGSMIMAYIRAGMPKQGETLLREMDAQEIYAGREVYKALLRAYSMTGDSEGAQRVFDAIQCAGIPPDVKLCGLLINAYGMAGQSQKAGIAFENMRKAGLEPSDKCVALVLAAYEKENKLNKALEFLVNLEKGGIIVGKEASEILARWFRRIGVVEEVELVLREYAVGEANFKVHSSPLAFAHSEPN; the protein is encoded by the exons ATGGGGACCTATGCTTGTAACATGCTAATTTATCCCAAGTCAACTTACCCATTAATCAATAATATTAGGAAAACCTTTTACTTTCCCTTGCGAAGCTGTACTTTCCAAACACCCAGAGAATTTAGTTTCAGTAAAGTACATTGTCAATTGGGTTCTCCCAATGTGAAAGATACAGGAAAACCAGAGAATAAAGTAGAGAAACCGAGGTATAAGTGGGTAGAGATAGGTACTAACATCACAGAAGCCCAAAAGAAGGCCATAGCTCAACTTCCTCCTACAATGACCAAACGATGTATGGCCGTTATGAAGCAGATTATCTGCTTATCTCCTCAAAAAGGCAGTTTGTCTGATTTGTTGGCAGCTTGGGTGAGGAGTATGAAGCCTGATAGAGCTGACTGGCTCGCAGTTCTTAGAGAGTTGAAGAAAATGGATTATCAGCTTTATCTTCAG GTGGCAGAACTTGCCTTCTTAGAAGAATCTTTTGAAGCCAATGTTCGTGACTATACCAAAATAATACATGATTACGGGAAGCAGAACCAACTTCAAGATGCTGAAAAGATCCTCTTAGCCATGAAAAGTAAAGGTGTCGTCTGTGATCAGGTAACTTTAACTGCCATGATTCACATGTACAGCAAAGCTGGGAGTCTTAAGCTGGCTGAAGAAACTTTCGAAGAACTCAAGctgattggagaaactttggaTAAAAGATCATATGGCTCAATGATCATGGCCTACATCCGAGCTGGAATGCCCAAGCAAGGAGAGACTTTACTTAGAGAAATGGACGCCCAAGAAATATACGCAGGAAGGGAAGTTTACAAGGCATTGTTAAGAGCATACTCCATGACAGGTGATTCTGAAGGAGCTCAGAGAGTCTTTGATGCAATTCAGTGTGCTGGTATACCTCCTGATGTTAAGCTGTGTGGGCTTCTTATAAATGCATATGGAATGGCAGGTCAAAGTCAAAAGGCAGGTATTGCATTTGAAAATATGAGGAAGGCTGGTCTCGAACCAAGTGATAAGTGTGTGGCTTTGGTGTTGGCTGCTTATGAAAAGGAGAACAAGCTTAACAAGGCATTGGAATTTCTGGTAAATTTAGAGAAGGGTGGTATTATTGTTGGAAAAGAAGCTTCAGAAATATTGGCCAGGTGGTTTCGGAGAATAGGGGTAGTAGAAGAAGTGGAGCTTGTCTTGAGAGAATATGCTGTAGGTGAAGCAAATTTCAAAGTTCACTCCTCACCCTTGGCATTTGCCCATTCAGAGCCTAATTGA
- the LOC115971265 gene encoding E3 ubiquitin-protein ligase At4g11680-like isoform X2, with protein MASTRSPNRSTSDIVDTSPFLNNNTTSSNSSDDSNANVSPNNPNTSRRFVQRQSLRQAARFLRQASSRRVMREPSMMVRETAAEQLEERQSDWAYSKPVVILDVLWNLAFVVVAATVLFLSRYEAPSMPLRLWILGYAIQCLLHMACVCVEYRRRLRRRRQGREGGVNTRDESGQQYVSLSEHLDEEGSGSVAKHLESANTMFSFIWWIIGFYWVSAGGQDLAHDSPQLYWLCIIFLGFDVFFVVFCVALACVIGIAVCCCLPCIIALLYAVADQECCICLSAYDDGVELRELPCGHHFHCNCVDKWLYINATCPLCKYNILKSSSHGHEEV; from the exons ATGGCTTCGACAAGGTCTCCGAACCGATCCACCTCCGACATCGTCGACACGTCGCCGTTTCTGAACAACAACACCACCTCGAGCAACTCCAGCGACGATTCTAATGCTAACGTTAGCCCAAACAACCCCAACACCAGCCGCCGATTCGTGCAGCGCCAGAGCCTCCGCCAGGCCGCGCGGTTCCTCCGCCAAGCCAGCAGCCGCCGCGTGATGCGCGAGCCGTCGATGATGGTTCGGGAGACAGCGGCGGAGCAGCTCGAGGAGCGCCAGAGCGACTGGGCCTACTCGAAGCCCGTGGTGATCCTCGACGTGCTCTGGAATCTCGCCTTTGTTGTTGTGGCTGCTACTGTCCTCTTCCTTAGCCGCTATGAGGCCCCTAGCATGCCCCTCAGGCTCTGGATCCTCGGCTACGCCATCCAGTGCCTCCTCCACATGGCCTGCGTCTGTGTCGAGTACCGCAGGCGCCTGCGCCGGCGACGCCAGGGCCGTGAAGGCGGGGTGAATACGCGAGACGAGTCGGGGCAGCAGTACGTGAGTTTGTCGGAGCATTTGGATGAGGAGGGCTCTGG TAGTGTAGCAAAACATCTTGAATCAGCAAATACTATGTTTTCATTTATCTGGTGGATCATTGGATTCTACTGGGTATCTGCGGGTGGTCAAGATTTAGCACATGACTCACCTCAGCTTTACTG GCTATGTATAATCTTCCTGGGTTTTGATGTTTTCTTTGTCGTTTTCTGTGTTGCACTGGCATGTGTCATTGGTATCGCTGTTTGCTGCTGTCTTCCATGTATCATAGCACTTTTATATGCTGTGGCGGACCAG GAGTGTTGCATCTGCCTTTCTGCTTATGATGATGGGGTCGAGCTTAGAGAACTTCCTTGTGGTCACCATTTTCACTGCAACTGCGTGGATAAGTGGCTCTATATCAATGCTACCTGTCCCCTCTGCAAGTACAACATATTGAAGAGTAGCAGCCATGGTCACGAGGAAGTATAG
- the LOC115971265 gene encoding E3 ubiquitin-protein ligase At4g11680-like isoform X1 translates to MASTRSPNRSTSDIVDTSPFLNNNTTSSNSSDDSNANVSPNNPNTSRRFVQRQSLRQAARFLRQASSRRVMREPSMMVRETAAEQLEERQSDWAYSKPVVILDVLWNLAFVVVAATVLFLSRYEAPSMPLRLWILGYAIQCLLHMACVCVEYRRRLRRRRQGREGGVNTRDESGQQYVSLSEHLDEEGSGSVAKHLESANTMFSFIWWIIGFYWVSAGGQDLAHDSPQLYWLCIIFLGFDVFFVVFCVALACVIGIAVCCCLPCIIALLYAVADQEGATKDDIEQLSKFKFRRVDNNEKLSGGIMTECGTDPPIEHVLSEDDAECCICLSAYDDGVELRELPCGHHFHCNCVDKWLYINATCPLCKYNILKSSSHGHEEV, encoded by the exons ATGGCTTCGACAAGGTCTCCGAACCGATCCACCTCCGACATCGTCGACACGTCGCCGTTTCTGAACAACAACACCACCTCGAGCAACTCCAGCGACGATTCTAATGCTAACGTTAGCCCAAACAACCCCAACACCAGCCGCCGATTCGTGCAGCGCCAGAGCCTCCGCCAGGCCGCGCGGTTCCTCCGCCAAGCCAGCAGCCGCCGCGTGATGCGCGAGCCGTCGATGATGGTTCGGGAGACAGCGGCGGAGCAGCTCGAGGAGCGCCAGAGCGACTGGGCCTACTCGAAGCCCGTGGTGATCCTCGACGTGCTCTGGAATCTCGCCTTTGTTGTTGTGGCTGCTACTGTCCTCTTCCTTAGCCGCTATGAGGCCCCTAGCATGCCCCTCAGGCTCTGGATCCTCGGCTACGCCATCCAGTGCCTCCTCCACATGGCCTGCGTCTGTGTCGAGTACCGCAGGCGCCTGCGCCGGCGACGCCAGGGCCGTGAAGGCGGGGTGAATACGCGAGACGAGTCGGGGCAGCAGTACGTGAGTTTGTCGGAGCATTTGGATGAGGAGGGCTCTGG TAGTGTAGCAAAACATCTTGAATCAGCAAATACTATGTTTTCATTTATCTGGTGGATCATTGGATTCTACTGGGTATCTGCGGGTGGTCAAGATTTAGCACATGACTCACCTCAGCTTTACTG GCTATGTATAATCTTCCTGGGTTTTGATGTTTTCTTTGTCGTTTTCTGTGTTGCACTGGCATGTGTCATTGGTATCGCTGTTTGCTGCTGTCTTCCATGTATCATAGCACTTTTATATGCTGTGGCGGACCAG GAAGGTGCAACAAAAGATGACATTGAACAgctatcaaaattcaaatttcgaAGGGTTGACAATAATGAGAAACTTTCTGGAGGGATAATGACTGAATGTGGCACAGATCCACCGATTGAACACGTTCTTTCGGAGGACGATGCA GAGTGTTGCATCTGCCTTTCTGCTTATGATGATGGGGTCGAGCTTAGAGAACTTCCTTGTGGTCACCATTTTCACTGCAACTGCGTGGATAAGTGGCTCTATATCAATGCTACCTGTCCCCTCTGCAAGTACAACATATTGAAGAGTAGCAGCCATGGTCACGAGGAAGTATAG